A stretch of Bradyrhizobium sp. AZCC 2262 DNA encodes these proteins:
- a CDS encoding copper chaperone PCu(A)C, which produces MKPVLQVFAFAALFAVLSASAHAQEIKAGDLVITQPWSRATPGGAKIAGGFLTIENKGAAPDRLIGGSGDIAGKVEIHEMAMNNGVMTMRPLDKGLAIEPGKTVKLAPGGYHLMLMDLKNPLKQGDMVPLTLEFEKAGKVTLSLNVQGVGAQAPSGHDHSGKK; this is translated from the coding sequence ATGAAACCCGTTCTGCAAGTCTTCGCCTTCGCCGCCCTGTTTGCTGTCCTCAGTGCGTCCGCGCACGCCCAGGAGATCAAGGCCGGCGACCTCGTCATCACGCAGCCCTGGAGCCGGGCAACGCCCGGTGGCGCGAAGATTGCGGGCGGCTTCCTCACGATCGAGAACAAGGGGGCGGCGCCGGACCGGCTGATCGGCGGCTCCGGCGATATCGCCGGCAAGGTCGAAATTCACGAGATGGCGATGAACAATGGCGTCATGACCATGCGCCCGCTCGACAAGGGTTTGGCGATCGAGCCAGGCAAGACCGTCAAGCTGGCGCCGGGCGGCTACCACCTGATGCTGATGGATTTGAAGAATCCGCTCAAGCAGGGCGATATGGTGCCGCTTACGCTGGAGTTCGAAAAAGCCGGCAAGGTTACGCTGTCGCTCAACGTGCAGGGCGTCGGCGCGCAGGCGCCATCGGGGCACGATCATTCCGGCAAGAAGTAG
- a CDS encoding sugar ABC transporter substrate-binding protein, with product MSGTEKSSTTRRNLLQAAATGGAATALLGGLGINPALAAAARSEKPLKAAFSNAGLQATWCAQGKQAAEWWGKLFNVEVTWFDGQLDAVKQRAAIDNMASQKWDFVAIQAFGIGTLTQPVQKMIDAGTPVIDMDTLIAPLDQIKVHSFLAPDNEFMGSSVTQALCNAMGGKGKIIMTQGALGHTGAQGRAKGFETVVKQFPNIEVLDTQPADWDVSKTARLWETYLTKYPQIDAAFFHNDDMALAAYNIMKARNRTNILIGGVDAMPPAIQAVSEGRMFATVRNPSCRIHGGAIIAGVAAVTAGEKSGQGIPKHVITDGPVVTKANAAGMQWMEDHFLI from the coding sequence ATGTCCGGGACTGAGAAATCCTCAACGACAAGGCGTAATCTTCTTCAAGCGGCGGCGACTGGCGGCGCGGCAACCGCCCTGCTCGGCGGGTTGGGTATCAACCCGGCGCTGGCGGCAGCGGCGCGTTCGGAAAAGCCGCTGAAGGCGGCGTTCTCCAATGCAGGCCTGCAGGCCACGTGGTGCGCCCAGGGCAAGCAGGCGGCGGAATGGTGGGGCAAGCTGTTCAATGTCGAGGTCACCTGGTTCGACGGCCAGCTCGACGCGGTCAAGCAGCGCGCCGCGATCGACAACATGGCCTCGCAGAAATGGGATTTCGTCGCCATTCAGGCGTTCGGCATCGGCACGCTGACCCAGCCCGTGCAGAAGATGATTGATGCCGGCACCCCCGTGATCGACATGGACACGCTGATCGCCCCGCTCGACCAGATCAAGGTTCATTCCTTCCTGGCGCCCGACAATGAATTCATGGGCTCCTCGGTGACGCAGGCGCTTTGCAACGCCATGGGCGGCAAGGGCAAGATCATCATGACGCAAGGCGCGCTCGGCCATACCGGCGCCCAAGGCCGCGCCAAGGGCTTCGAGACTGTCGTGAAGCAGTTCCCGAACATCGAGGTGCTCGATACCCAGCCGGCGGATTGGGACGTCTCGAAGACAGCTCGGCTGTGGGAGACCTATCTGACCAAGTACCCGCAGATCGACGCGGCCTTCTTCCACAATGACGACATGGCGCTGGCTGCCTACAACATCATGAAGGCGCGCAACCGCACCAACATCCTGATCGGCGGCGTCGACGCCATGCCGCCGGCGATCCAGGCGGTGAGCGAGGGCCGCATGTTCGCGACCGTCCGCAACCCGTCCTGCCGCATCCATGGCGGCGCCATCATCGCCGGCGTCGCCGCGGTGACCGCGGGCGAGAAGAGCGGACAGGGTATCCCGAAGCATGTGATCACGGACGGCCCGGTGGTGACGAAAGCCAATGCGGCCGGCATGCAATGGATGGAGGACCACTTCCTGATCTGA
- a CDS encoding globin, with the protein MMASSNPIKRSFELAAERCEDLTPLVYRRLFDVHPEARTMFRTEGNELVKGSMLALTIDALLDFAGERTGHFRLIEAEVSSHDAYGTPRELFAAFFGIIAQTLREIVGADWSDEIDAAWRKLLGEIEGVVAAR; encoded by the coding sequence ATGATGGCATCGTCAAATCCGATCAAGCGAAGTTTCGAACTGGCCGCCGAACGCTGCGAGGATCTGACTCCGCTGGTCTATCGCCGGCTGTTCGACGTACATCCCGAAGCACGGACGATGTTCCGTACCGAGGGCAACGAACTCGTCAAGGGTTCGATGCTGGCTTTGACGATCGACGCCCTTCTGGATTTTGCCGGAGAACGCACCGGCCACTTCCGCCTGATCGAAGCGGAAGTTTCCTCGCACGACGCCTACGGCACGCCGCGCGAATTGTTCGCTGCGTTCTTCGGCATAATTGCCCAGACGCTGCGCGAAATCGTCGGGGCGGACTGGTCGGACGAGATCGATGCGGCGTGGCGCAAGTTGCTCGGCGAGATCGAAGGCGTCGTTGCAGCGCGGTGA
- a CDS encoding DUF2946 domain-containing protein, whose protein sequence is MRRLKNFLPIVLIALAVQIFAPIGACWAATIAASDPLAGAVICHGSGAPGTGQADQTGHRAHDGCCSVCSVLQTGAPVDVPQIAAIAVERVAERVAWFDFAFRLTNARAGSHAQARAPPAIS, encoded by the coding sequence ATGCGCCGGCTGAAGAATTTTCTGCCAATTGTCCTGATTGCCTTGGCGGTGCAGATTTTCGCACCGATCGGCGCATGCTGGGCGGCAACCATCGCGGCTTCCGATCCGCTCGCCGGCGCCGTCATCTGCCACGGCAGTGGTGCGCCCGGTACAGGGCAGGCCGATCAGACCGGCCACCGCGCCCATGACGGCTGCTGTTCGGTTTGCAGCGTGCTGCAGACCGGTGCGCCGGTCGATGTGCCGCAGATCGCGGCGATCGCCGTCGAACGGGTTGCCGAGCGGGTGGCCTGGTTCGATTTTGCCTTCCGGCTGACGAACGCCCGCGCCGGATCGCACGCGCAGGCGCGCGCGCCTCCCGCCATTTCCTGA
- a CDS encoding YcnI family copper-binding membrane protein, giving the protein MSKGAFVVIALAALVVSPASAHVTLEKRQAPVGSYYKAVFAVPHGCAGSPTVKLRVQIPEGVIGIKPMPKPGWTLDMVKGKYATEYELHGSKLSEGVKEVVWSGGKLADDNFDEFVFSSYLTAGLKPDTTLYFPVVQECEQGVSRWIDIPSEGHGHDSKTPAPGLKLIAKP; this is encoded by the coding sequence ATGTCGAAAGGTGCATTTGTTGTCATCGCTCTTGCCGCGCTCGTGGTCTCGCCCGCAAGCGCTCACGTCACCCTCGAAAAACGCCAGGCGCCGGTGGGCTCGTACTACAAGGCGGTGTTCGCCGTGCCGCACGGCTGCGCGGGATCGCCGACCGTCAAGCTGCGGGTGCAAATCCCGGAAGGTGTGATCGGCATCAAGCCGATGCCCAAGCCGGGCTGGACCCTCGATATGGTCAAGGGCAAATACGCGACCGAGTATGAGCTTCACGGCAGCAAATTATCCGAAGGCGTCAAGGAAGTGGTGTGGAGCGGCGGCAAGCTCGCCGACGACAATTTCGATGAATTCGTCTTCTCCAGCTATCTTACGGCGGGCCTGAAGCCGGATACCACGCTGTATTTTCCGGTGGTGCAGGAATGCGAGCAGGGGGTCAGCCGCTGGATCGATATTCCCTCAGAAGGCCATGGACATGATAGCAAGACGCCGGCACCGGGCCTCAAGCTGATCGCGAAGCCGTAA
- a CDS encoding adenylate/guanylate cyclase domain-containing protein → MAREHLMRRLVAVFAADVAGYGRLTGADEEGTHVRLRQHLQELFTPNIAAHFGSVVKNTGDGLLAEFDSVVDAVRCAVDIQRGMTERNATVSPDDRIEFRIGINVGDIIKDGGDIFGDAVNVAVRLEAIAEPGGICLSDDAHRYVLDKLDIAFDDGGEQRLKNIERPVRVFTVRERGIAASERSWLVPPDKPSIAVLPFENMSGDPEQEYFADGMVEEITTALSRFKTLFVIARNSSFTYKGRAVDVKQVGRELGVRYVLEGSVRKAASRVRITGELVDTATGAQLWADRFEGGLDDIFDLQDKVTQSVVGAIAPELQQAEIERARRKLTESLDAYDLFLRGMAREVSNLAGGLEQPTSEGASEALKLFYGVIKLDPGFASAYGMAALCYAQRKAFGWISDREQEVAEAERLARKAIQVGKDDAVALATGGYVLAFVVHDLESGAAAVERALMLNPNFAAAWLFLGWIKVWQGEPDVAIERLERAVRLSPLGRGIAGMQAAVATAHFFAGRHDDASAWAGKLLREYPASHPGLRIAAASNAAAGRTLEAMKAVARLRQLDPALRVSNFGNVLGPYSPQARSKYEEAMRQAGLE, encoded by the coding sequence TTGGCTCGCGAACATCTCATGCGACGTCTCGTTGCCGTTTTTGCGGCCGATGTTGCTGGTTATGGCCGATTGACCGGTGCAGACGAAGAAGGAACACATGTAAGGCTCAGGCAGCATTTGCAGGAGTTGTTTACCCCGAACATTGCTGCTCATTTTGGGTCCGTTGTCAAAAATACCGGTGACGGGCTTTTAGCGGAATTCGACAGCGTCGTGGATGCGGTACGGTGCGCGGTCGATATTCAGCGTGGCATGACCGAACGTAATGCGACCGTATCACCAGATGATCGCATCGAATTCAGAATCGGCATCAATGTCGGCGATATCATCAAGGATGGCGGCGATATTTTTGGCGACGCAGTCAATGTAGCGGTACGTCTCGAGGCTATCGCCGAGCCTGGAGGTATTTGTCTCTCCGATGATGCTCATCGATATGTGCTAGACAAGCTCGATATCGCCTTTGATGATGGCGGCGAACAAAGGCTAAAGAACATCGAACGGCCAGTCCGCGTGTTCACGGTTAGAGAGCGTGGCATCGCGGCAAGCGAAAGATCCTGGTTGGTTCCGCCTGACAAGCCTTCCATTGCCGTACTGCCGTTCGAGAACATGAGCGGTGACCCGGAACAGGAATATTTCGCCGACGGGATGGTGGAGGAAATCACCACCGCACTGTCCCGCTTCAAGACGCTGTTCGTCATCGCTCGCAACTCGAGCTTTACGTACAAGGGGCGCGCGGTCGACGTAAAGCAGGTGGGACGTGAGCTCGGGGTGCGCTACGTATTGGAAGGGAGCGTTCGCAAGGCGGCAAGCCGCGTGCGCATCACGGGAGAACTCGTTGATACCGCTACCGGAGCCCAACTTTGGGCAGACCGGTTTGAAGGCGGGCTCGACGACATTTTCGATCTGCAGGACAAGGTAACTCAGAGCGTTGTAGGCGCAATTGCGCCGGAGCTGCAGCAAGCCGAGATCGAACGCGCAAGGCGCAAACTGACTGAAAGTCTCGATGCCTATGATCTCTTCCTTCGAGGCATGGCGCGAGAGGTGTCCAATCTGGCGGGGGGCCTTGAACAACCGACAAGCGAGGGCGCGAGCGAGGCGTTGAAGCTGTTTTATGGCGTTATCAAGCTCGACCCCGGCTTCGCTTCGGCTTATGGCATGGCCGCCTTGTGTTATGCACAACGCAAGGCATTTGGCTGGATCAGCGACCGGGAGCAAGAGGTAGCGGAGGCAGAAAGGCTCGCTCGCAAGGCAATACAGGTAGGTAAAGACGATGCGGTGGCACTCGCAACGGGGGGCTATGTACTCGCGTTTGTCGTTCACGACCTTGAATCAGGAGCTGCCGCCGTCGAGCGCGCGCTCATGCTCAATCCGAATTTTGCGGCGGCGTGGCTCTTCCTTGGGTGGATAAAGGTTTGGCAAGGCGAGCCCGACGTAGCCATCGAGCGTCTTGAGCGCGCTGTGCGGCTGAGCCCTCTCGGTCGTGGTATCGCAGGAATGCAAGCGGCAGTCGCAACGGCTCACTTCTTCGCCGGTCGTCATGATGACGCTTCGGCATGGGCTGGAAAACTGCTGCGGGAATATCCTGCCTCTCATCCAGGGCTGCGCATCGCCGCCGCAAGCAATGCGGCCGCCGGTAGGACTTTGGAAGCTATGAAGGCTGTAGCACGATTACGGCAGCTTGACCCGGCGTTGCGGGTGTCCAATTTCGGGAATGTGCTGGGCCCATATTCGCCACAAGCTCGTTCGAAATACGAGGAGGCGATGCGTCAGGCGGGTCTGGAGTGA
- a CDS encoding TlpA family protein disulfide reductase, whose amino-acid sequence MKRCLLAAIFLIASLAAAPAAETPSELKPFVRGSWQNVLRSHAGRPTLVHFWGVTCGPCKVELPLLGQFMKDHSEIDVVMISADLVPNLPGAARAILEKAGLGAAENWIFSDGFVERLRFEIDPAWQGEIPRTLLIARDGTVTTIEGSAEIPDLEKWLDRQKVASE is encoded by the coding sequence ATGAAACGCTGCCTGCTGGCTGCAATATTCCTCATTGCCTCCCTGGCCGCCGCGCCGGCAGCCGAGACGCCGTCCGAGCTCAAGCCGTTCGTGCGGGGAAGCTGGCAGAACGTGCTGCGTTCGCATGCCGGGCGTCCGACGCTGGTGCATTTCTGGGGCGTCACCTGCGGCCCCTGCAAGGTCGAATTGCCGCTGCTTGGACAATTCATGAAGGACCATTCCGAGATCGACGTGGTGATGATCAGCGCCGACCTCGTTCCGAACCTGCCCGGTGCGGCGCGCGCGATTCTGGAGAAGGCCGGGTTGGGGGCGGCGGAGAACTGGATTTTCAGTGACGGCTTTGTCGAACGCCTCCGGTTCGAGATCGACCCGGCCTGGCAGGGCGAGATCCCGCGCACGCTCCTGATCGCGCGGGACGGAACCGTCACCACGATCGAAGGATCGGCCGAAATACCGGACCTCGAAAAATGGTTGGACCGGCAAAAAGTCGCGAGCGAATAA
- a CDS encoding TonB-dependent receptor family protein has protein sequence MYRYHALGGASLAVLGSALSLVPYAAEAQTALPAVTVEAPRAATARPAARKPAVRSSARTQVRPPSANPAPAASLTAGITPSVARALLYQAPTGQTETTIDRSQFDNRPAVTVADVLRESPGISVKQGNGPRDIGISIRGSNARNGFGIRNLVIFDDGFPVTQPDGLSRSDLIDPRAYGAIDVIRGPSSALYGNYATGGALNFRTRPGGSIDGAEYGVDGGSFGYLNNYLTYGKKVGNIEGSLFASDARGDGFIGNSWYNTQTVNFLGTLQATPDDRFTVKFINNYLDTRLPVRLTLGQYYQNPFQQGTVALFNNGFNGLTTTLSADQAGLGRHDRRTIVGGRWEHDFDNTTTWRNQFVFDDRNISQPTSNTCAIGDFPSYNYMSDVTKRGEILGMDSTTFFGGWYNTLAWSSDTRFLRPGGNATLGQLQANVLGEHTNYGLRAREELKLTQSLTAVAGIGWETTTLKGLNSVYKDPVTGGPTFFTISADRQFQNTAPEFALLYRPNTEWQFRGRVATGYGTPQVGNLFVLSNGQNGNNTQLQTQKNLGYDLGFDWTPNSALKLSMTGFYEFFRNELVTQATPANAPNTSFQFNAPRSEHRGVELAADWKFYPGWRFTAAYTYLDQFYTEYTEDIRSPGAGGTLFSFNRAGNKIPGISPNELTARLGYDHMWGPRAGLGAFVEVQWKDSFYMDNANLQKAPGYELVNLNVHYKTDLLSDYFKSLNLYFEIRNVFDRTYIASANNIGNNVNAAGFQSPATTGSIYAGSPRAFIAGMKLAFK, from the coding sequence ATGTATCGTTATCATGCCTTGGGTGGCGCGAGCTTGGCTGTGCTCGGCAGCGCGCTCTCCCTTGTGCCGTACGCCGCGGAGGCCCAGACGGCGTTGCCGGCAGTCACCGTCGAGGCGCCGCGCGCCGCAACCGCCAGACCTGCGGCTCGAAAGCCGGCCGTGCGCTCGTCGGCCCGGACACAGGTGAGGCCGCCTTCGGCAAATCCCGCGCCTGCCGCGTCGCTCACTGCGGGCATCACGCCGAGCGTGGCGCGCGCGCTCCTTTACCAGGCGCCAACCGGCCAGACCGAGACGACCATCGATCGCAGCCAGTTCGACAACCGGCCGGCGGTTACCGTGGCCGACGTGCTGCGCGAGAGCCCCGGCATATCGGTGAAGCAGGGCAATGGTCCCCGCGATATCGGCATCTCGATCCGCGGCTCCAACGCCCGCAACGGTTTTGGCATCCGCAACCTCGTGATCTTCGACGACGGTTTTCCGGTGACGCAGCCGGACGGGCTTTCCCGCAGCGACCTGATCGACCCGCGGGCCTATGGTGCGATCGACGTGATCCGGGGGCCGTCGTCGGCGCTCTATGGCAACTATGCCACCGGCGGCGCGCTCAATTTCCGCACCCGCCCGGGCGGCTCGATCGACGGCGCCGAATATGGCGTCGATGGCGGCAGTTTTGGCTACCTCAACAATTATCTCACCTACGGCAAGAAGGTCGGCAATATCGAGGGCTCGCTGTTTGCGAGTGATGCGCGCGGTGACGGGTTCATCGGCAATAGCTGGTACAACACCCAGACGGTGAATTTTCTAGGCACGTTGCAGGCGACGCCCGACGATCGCTTCACCGTAAAATTCATCAACAACTATCTCGATACCCGCCTGCCGGTCCGGCTGACGCTGGGCCAGTATTACCAAAACCCGTTCCAGCAGGGGACGGTGGCGCTCTTCAACAACGGCTTCAATGGCCTCACGACAACGCTGAGCGCCGATCAGGCGGGGCTCGGTCGGCATGATCGGCGGACCATCGTCGGCGGCCGCTGGGAACATGACTTCGACAACACGACCACCTGGCGCAACCAGTTCGTGTTCGACGACCGCAACATCAGTCAGCCGACCAGTAACACCTGCGCCATCGGCGATTTTCCCTCATACAACTACATGAGCGACGTAACCAAGCGCGGTGAAATCCTCGGCATGGATTCCACCACCTTCTTTGGCGGCTGGTACAATACGCTGGCGTGGTCGAGCGATACGCGATTTCTCCGCCCCGGCGGCAACGCCACGCTCGGTCAGTTGCAAGCCAACGTGCTCGGCGAGCACACCAATTACGGCTTGCGCGCGCGTGAGGAACTGAAGCTGACGCAGTCACTGACAGCGGTTGCGGGCATTGGCTGGGAAACCACCACGCTGAAGGGGCTGAACTCGGTCTACAAGGATCCAGTCACGGGTGGGCCGACGTTCTTCACCATTTCGGCGGATCGCCAATTCCAGAACACCGCGCCCGAATTCGCACTGCTCTATCGGCCGAATACCGAGTGGCAGTTCCGAGGACGCGTTGCTACTGGCTATGGAACACCGCAGGTCGGAAACCTCTTTGTCCTTTCCAACGGTCAAAACGGCAACAACACTCAGCTCCAGACGCAGAAGAACCTGGGCTACGATCTCGGTTTCGACTGGACGCCGAACAGTGCGCTGAAACTCAGCATGACCGGCTTCTACGAATTTTTCCGCAACGAGTTGGTCACCCAGGCGACGCCGGCAAACGCACCGAATACGAGCTTCCAATTCAACGCGCCGAGGTCGGAACATCGGGGGGTGGAACTCGCCGCTGACTGGAAGTTCTATCCAGGCTGGCGCTTCACGGCGGCGTACACCTATCTCGACCAATTCTACACGGAGTACACCGAAGACATCAGAAGTCCCGGCGCGGGTGGGACCCTCTTCAGCTTCAACCGCGCCGGCAACAAGATCCCCGGGATTTCGCCGAACGAGCTAACGGCGCGGCTCGGTTATGATCACATGTGGGGACCGCGGGCCGGACTTGGCGCGTTTGTGGAGGTCCAGTGGAAGGACTCCTTCTACATGGACAATGCCAACTTGCAGAAGGCGCCTGGCTATGAGTTGGTCAATCTCAACGTCCACTACAAGACAGACCTGCTCTCCGACTATTTCAAGTCGTTGAATCTATATTTCGAAATCAGGAATGTATTCGACCGAACCTACATAGCGTCTGCGAACAACATCGGAAACAACGTCAATGCAGCCGGCTTCCAAAGCCCGGCGACCACCGGTTCGATCTACGCGGGCTCGCCGCGCGCGTTCATTGCCGGAATGAAGCTGGCGTTCAAATGA
- a CDS encoding copper resistance CopC/CopD family protein, whose product MARALAGLAALMSALCIASAAWAHATLVSSEPADGSVLAQPPKMVQLHFNESIAPAVIGVIDAAGKARDVATRAVGQSVLIVLPDDLPQGTQIVSYRVVSQDGHPVAGSMVFSIGAVTGAAPPVKTGPLAVLIWLARIGVYLGLFVGVGGAFFAAWIGQGPGGSTVSRGALAVGLASAVASLGLQGLDLLNLPLGGIVTSAPWTSALATSLGPSLLIAIVVMAIAWYAWKSPGILMAWVLTTLSMAGVGLSLATSGHAATASPQWLTRPSLFLHGVAVAYWIGALAPLAAMAHRRNDDLPRVLKQFSGLAVPLVGLLVLSGLVLSVIQLGSLRALIETQYGILLSIKLSLVTLLLGLAALNRFVCTPAVVADHENTRPLLGAIVLECVLVVGILAVVAGWRFTPPPRAAIDPAAAPLSVHIHTDAAMFQVLVSPGKVGANDFVLQLMTGDAALLPAKEATLILSLPERGIEPMERRAVLGPDGYWHVRGVALPLPGRWRMQIDALVSDFQKITLQDELQVR is encoded by the coding sequence ATGGCGCGCGCGCTCGCTGGCCTTGCCGCGCTAATGTCGGCGCTTTGCATTGCCAGCGCCGCGTGGGCCCATGCGACGCTTGTTTCTTCGGAGCCGGCCGACGGCAGCGTGCTGGCACAACCGCCGAAGATGGTGCAGTTGCATTTCAACGAGAGCATCGCCCCGGCCGTGATCGGTGTCATCGATGCCGCCGGCAAGGCGCGCGACGTCGCCACGCGCGCGGTCGGGCAATCCGTGCTGATCGTTTTGCCTGACGACCTGCCGCAGGGCACGCAGATCGTCAGCTATCGCGTGGTCTCGCAGGACGGTCATCCCGTGGCGGGATCGATGGTGTTTTCAATCGGCGCCGTGACCGGGGCCGCGCCGCCTGTGAAGACAGGTCCACTGGCGGTGTTGATCTGGCTGGCGCGGATCGGGGTTTATCTCGGCCTGTTCGTGGGCGTCGGCGGTGCGTTCTTCGCGGCCTGGATCGGGCAGGGCCCGGGCGGATCGACGGTCAGTCGCGGTGCGCTTGCCGTCGGTCTCGCCAGCGCGGTGGCCTCGCTCGGCCTGCAAGGTCTCGATCTCCTCAATCTTCCCCTCGGCGGCATCGTCACGTCAGCGCCGTGGACGAGCGCGCTTGCTACCTCCCTCGGGCCGTCGCTGTTGATTGCGATCGTGGTGATGGCCATCGCCTGGTACGCGTGGAAAAGCCCGGGCATCCTGATGGCCTGGGTGTTGACCACGCTCAGCATGGCGGGCGTCGGACTATCGCTGGCGACCAGCGGGCATGCCGCGACGGCCTCGCCGCAATGGCTGACGCGGCCGTCGCTGTTCTTGCACGGCGTCGCCGTGGCCTACTGGATCGGGGCGCTGGCGCCGCTGGCGGCCATGGCGCATCGTCGCAATGACGACCTGCCGCGCGTACTCAAGCAGTTTTCAGGCCTGGCGGTGCCGCTGGTCGGGCTGCTGGTGCTGAGCGGACTGGTGCTGTCGGTCATCCAGCTTGGCAGCCTGCGCGCGCTGATCGAGACCCAATACGGCATCCTTCTCTCGATCAAGCTTTCGCTGGTGACCCTGTTGCTCGGGCTTGCGGCGCTGAACCGGTTTGTCTGCACGCCCGCGGTCGTTGCGGATCATGAGAACACCCGGCCCTTGTTGGGTGCGATCGTGCTGGAATGCGTTCTCGTCGTTGGCATCCTTGCCGTCGTCGCCGGCTGGCGCTTCACGCCGCCGCCGCGCGCCGCGATTGATCCCGCTGCCGCGCCGCTTTCGGTACATATCCACACGGATGCAGCGATGTTCCAGGTGCTGGTTTCGCCGGGCAAGGTCGGCGCCAACGATTTTGTGCTGCAGTTGATGACGGGAGACGCAGCCCTGCTGCCAGCCAAAGAGGCGACGCTGATCCTGAGTTTGCCGGAGCGCGGCATCGAGCCGATGGAGCGTCGCGCGGTGCTCGGGCCGGACGGCTATTGGCACGTGCGCGGCGTGGCGCTGCCGCTGCCCGGCCGCTGGCGGATGCAGATCGACGCGCTGGTGAGCGACTTCCAGAAGATCACATTGCAAGACGAACTGCAGGTGCGATGA
- a CDS encoding sialidase family protein: MLRMSLLATLALSLCQTAAHAQMSHHQHASEAACEEVELRCASKVMPAFAPDGTLWLAWMAGGRISVASSKDQGRSFSAPVQVSKEKLNLDWGPDARPQIVVEKNGGIALAFSIFRDKAFNGQVLATRSIDGGQSFAELQPITASNESQRFAALGLDADGSVFAAWIDKRNRVPAQQEGRKYEGAGLFFASSKDGGAVYAEARLASDNTCECCRLGLAFAGPGRPVVVFRNIFEGGVRDHAVMTFADPATPGELHRVSNDDWQISACPHHGPSLSISPAGTYHVSWYTNGKARKGLFYARSQDEGRTFSDPIPLGRSDRNPTRPYVLAGPRGATMVWKEFDGEKTAVNAMISHDEGKSWSKPVTIASTTDTSDHPLLVSDGQATYLSWMTKADGYRLLPIGDGS; this comes from the coding sequence ATGCTGCGAATGAGCTTGCTTGCGACCCTCGCTCTCTCGCTTTGCCAAACCGCAGCGCATGCGCAAATGAGTCATCACCAGCATGCCTCGGAGGCGGCGTGCGAGGAGGTGGAGCTGCGCTGCGCCTCGAAGGTGATGCCGGCCTTTGCGCCGGATGGAACGCTGTGGCTCGCCTGGATGGCGGGGGGCCGGATATCGGTGGCAAGCTCGAAGGATCAGGGGCGCAGCTTTTCGGCGCCGGTTCAGGTAAGCAAGGAAAAGCTCAACCTCGATTGGGGCCCGGATGCGCGTCCCCAGATCGTCGTCGAGAAAAACGGCGGCATCGCATTGGCGTTTTCGATCTTCAGGGACAAGGCGTTCAACGGCCAGGTGCTCGCCACCCGGTCGATCGATGGTGGCCAAAGCTTTGCCGAGTTGCAGCCGATCACCGCGAGTAACGAGAGCCAGCGTTTCGCGGCGCTCGGGCTCGATGCTGATGGCTCGGTGTTCGCGGCCTGGATCGACAAGCGCAACCGCGTACCCGCGCAGCAGGAGGGCAGGAAATACGAAGGGGCAGGGCTGTTCTTCGCGTCGTCAAAGGACGGCGGCGCTGTTTATGCCGAGGCGCGGCTGGCAAGCGACAACACCTGCGAATGCTGCAGGCTCGGCCTGGCATTCGCCGGCCCCGGCCGTCCCGTCGTCGTGTTCAGGAACATCTTCGAAGGCGGTGTGCGGGATCACGCGGTCATGACGTTCGCTGATCCGGCGACACCGGGCGAGCTACACCGCGTCAGTAACGACGACTGGCAGATTTCCGCGTGCCCGCATCATGGCCCCAGTCTTTCGATCTCGCCCGCAGGCACCTATCACGTGAGCTGGTACACCAACGGCAAGGCCCGTAAGGGGCTGTTCTACGCCCGCTCGCAGGACGAGGGCCGAACGTTTTCCGATCCGATTCCGCTCGGCCGTTCCGATCGCAATCCTACGCGGCCGTACGTGCTGGCCGGCCCGCGCGGCGCCACCATGGTCTGGAAGGAGTTCGACGGCGAGAAGACCGCGGTCAACGCGATGATCTCGCATGACGAGGGCAAGAGCTGGTCAAAGCCCGTCACCATTGCCTCGACGACGGACACATCGGACCATCCGCTGCTGGTCAGCGACGGACAGGCGACCTACCTTTCCTGGATGACCAAGGCCGACGGATATCGCCTGCTGCCGATCGGAGACGGATCATGA